A window of Lacibacter sediminis contains these coding sequences:
- a CDS encoding pectate lyase family protein, which produces MNLLRKRICTVAVWLAAAGSAFAQYPDIPKDVQQASDSLMRAANKHSDSAWQVAWPIIQKEAKEGRPYIPWASRVDELPQSDILAFPGAEGGGRFSFGGRGGKVYVVTNLNDDGPGSLRWACEQGGARTVVFNVAGIIRLKTPLMIRAPYITIAGQTAPGDGVCIAGESVWINTHDVIIRYMRFRRGETWVGRRDDAIGGNPIGNIIIDHVSATWGLDENMSMYRHMYNDSTGKIEDKFGTVNITIQNSIFGEALDTWNHAFGSTLGGENCTFMRNLWANNAGRNPSVGWNGIFNFANNVIFNWVHRSIDGGDYRAQYNIINNYFKPGPATPKNNVGHRILKPESGRSKLKDKFYGRAYVHGNIMEGYPAITKDNWNGGVQVEEEGDAGEYLASIKWPKPLPMAPITILSAEEAKVYVLTNAGATLPKRDAVDARIVKQVTTGKIEIAPNVKLPESQFKHRRMPIDSYKIGIITDPSQVGGYPEYKGTPYLDSDNDGIPDAYEAKNGLNAKDASDAGKIAKNGYSNIENYLNSVVNVKNVKPTPAVKK; this is translated from the coding sequence ATGAATTTACTTCGTAAAAGAATTTGCACAGTTGCAGTTTGGTTAGCAGCAGCAGGAAGTGCATTTGCACAATATCCTGATATTCCAAAAGATGTTCAGCAGGCATCTGATTCATTAATGCGTGCTGCCAACAAACATTCCGATTCTGCATGGCAGGTTGCATGGCCAATTATTCAGAAAGAAGCAAAAGAAGGCCGGCCTTATATTCCATGGGCTTCACGTGTGGATGAATTACCACAATCAGACATACTTGCATTTCCAGGTGCAGAAGGTGGTGGCCGGTTCAGCTTTGGTGGCCGGGGTGGTAAAGTATATGTTGTTACAAATTTAAATGATGATGGTCCCGGCAGTTTACGTTGGGCTTGTGAACAAGGCGGTGCAAGAACGGTTGTGTTTAATGTTGCGGGCATCATTCGTTTGAAAACACCATTGATGATCCGTGCGCCTTATATCACTATTGCAGGACAAACAGCTCCCGGTGATGGTGTATGTATTGCAGGTGAAAGTGTTTGGATCAACACACATGATGTGATCATTCGTTATATGCGTTTCCGCAGAGGTGAAACATGGGTTGGCAGAAGAGATGATGCAATTGGTGGTAATCCCATAGGAAATATCATCATCGATCACGTTAGTGCAACATGGGGTTTGGATGAGAACATGAGTATGTATCGTCACATGTACAACGACAGTACAGGAAAAATTGAAGATAAATTCGGTACAGTAAATATTACGATTCAGAATTCTATTTTTGGAGAAGCTCTTGATACATGGAACCATGCATTTGGCAGCACCTTAGGTGGTGAGAATTGCACCTTCATGCGTAACCTTTGGGCCAACAATGCAGGCCGTAATCCTTCCGTTGGTTGGAATGGTATTTTCAACTTCGCTAACAATGTTATTTTTAATTGGGTACATAGAAGTATTGATGGTGGAGATTACAGAGCACAATATAATATCATCAACAATTATTTTAAACCAGGTCCTGCTACCCCAAAGAATAATGTAGGTCATCGTATTTTAAAACCTGAAAGCGGAAGAAGCAAACTCAAAGACAAATTTTATGGTCGTGCATATGTGCATGGCAATATCATGGAAGGTTATCCTGCAATTACCAAAGACAACTGGAATGGTGGTGTGCAGGTAGAAGAAGAAGGCGATGCAGGTGAATATCTTGCAAGTATCAAATGGCCCAAACCTTTACCAATGGCACCAATCACGATCTTATCTGCCGAAGAAGCAAAAGTATATGTGCTTACAAACGCAGGTGCAACATTACCAAAGCGTGATGCAGTTGATGCAAGAATTGTAAAACAGGTTACAACCGGAAAAATTGAAATTGCTCCGAATGTAAAATTGCCTGAATCTCAGTTCAAGCATCGTCGGATGCCGATTGATTCTTACAAGATCGGTATCATCACAGATCCTTCACAGGTAGGTGGTTATCCTGAATACAAAGGAACGCCTTATCTCGATAGTGATAATGATGGCATACCTGATGCATATGAAGCAAAGAACGGGTTGAATGCGAAAGATGCTTCTGATGCAGGTAAAATTGCAAAGAATGGCTACAGTAATATTGAAAATTACCTGAACAGTGTGGTGAATGTGAAAAATGTAAAACCAACGCCAGCGGTGAAAAAATAA
- a CDS encoding DUF6298 domain-containing protein, whose protein sequence is MNKKIAYRVLILFSLFIQQALLAQKQVKPVPPLYSEKGKLMYTADAQGNRIPDFSYCGYKASEQPIPNIDVKVVVPVKAGDATLRIQSALDYVASLPADANGFRGAVLLQKGTYEVFGQLRITASGVVLRGSGTNATTIIGAGTGRLALIKIVGKNTISKELTGLKITDAYVPVNAMSFHVDQSINIKDHSNKIIIRRPSTANWITLLGTDHFGGGITALGWKPGERDLFIDRTITKIEGNTVYIDAPITTALDTTYGGATMYFYNNGGRVANCGVENIKLISTFDKTNLKDEDHRWNAINIENAEDCWVRQITFQHFAGSAVSVLETSKRITIEDCISLAPVSEIGGQRRYTFLTTGQQTLFQRCYAENGYHDFAVGFCAPGPNAFVQCESILAYSFSGTIDSWASGVLFDVVTVDGNALRFGNRWQDANGAGWTAANSLFWNCSAARIDCYKPPTAQNWAFGSWSQFAGDGYWNESNNTITPRSLYYAQLRERLNKNIDQQAQIMDVPTEASSSPSVEVAQELTKEASKPRLQLKEFIAQASVRNKIPVDAGSRKTIDQIGIKKISTPTLGPSLQIKNGVLVRGDELLTGKRSNVQWWSGGVQDRDIQQSKWHITRFVPGRSGKGLTDDLNEVVDEMKTSNTIAIEHNYGLWYDRRRDDHQRVRRMDGEVWPPFYELPYARSGKETAWDGLSKYDLTKFNLFYWSRLKQFADLADQNGLLLVHQNYFQHNIIEAGAHYADFPWRTANNINATGFVEPVNYAGDKRIFYAEQFYDLSNPVRRELHKKYIRQCLNNFNDNNGVIQLIGEEFTGPTHFVKFWLDVIREWEKETGKHPIIGLSVTKDVQDSILAIPAYAAVVDLIDIRYWHYQADGTTYAPKGGENLAPRQHARLLKPKKTSFEQVYRAVKEYRSKYPTKAVVYSGDNYPEFGIAAFIAGGSLPVLPENIDASIIKAAVGMKPVASANANEYVLSNGKNSIIYNTGTRKFERR, encoded by the coding sequence GTGAATAAAAAAATCGCATACAGGGTTCTGATTCTATTCAGCTTATTTATACAACAGGCTTTACTTGCGCAAAAGCAGGTAAAGCCTGTTCCTCCTTTATATAGTGAGAAAGGTAAGTTGATGTACACTGCGGATGCGCAGGGGAATCGTATTCCTGATTTTTCATACTGTGGTTACAAAGCTTCTGAACAACCAATCCCGAATATTGATGTGAAAGTTGTTGTGCCTGTGAAAGCAGGCGATGCAACGCTGCGTATTCAGTCGGCGTTGGATTATGTAGCTTCATTGCCTGCAGATGCAAACGGATTTCGTGGTGCGGTGTTATTGCAGAAAGGAACATACGAAGTGTTTGGACAGTTACGTATTACAGCATCAGGTGTGGTGTTGCGTGGCAGTGGCACCAATGCAACAACGATTATCGGCGCAGGAACAGGACGTTTAGCACTGATTAAAATTGTTGGGAAGAATACAATTTCCAAAGAACTCACCGGCTTAAAGATCACCGATGCATATGTGCCGGTAAATGCAATGAGTTTTCATGTAGATCAATCGATCAACATAAAAGATCATTCCAATAAAATTATTATCCGTCGTCCATCAACAGCCAACTGGATAACTCTATTAGGCACTGATCATTTTGGTGGTGGTATTACAGCATTGGGTTGGAAGCCCGGTGAACGGGATCTGTTTATCGATCGTACGATTACAAAGATCGAAGGCAATACTGTTTACATTGATGCGCCAATTACAACTGCATTGGATACTACGTATGGTGGAGCTACTATGTATTTTTATAATAATGGTGGTCGTGTTGCCAACTGCGGAGTTGAAAACATAAAACTCATTTCCACTTTCGACAAAACAAACCTCAAAGACGAAGATCATCGCTGGAATGCCATCAATATTGAGAATGCAGAAGACTGCTGGGTACGTCAAATTACATTTCAGCATTTTGCAGGCAGTGCAGTAAGTGTATTAGAAACATCGAAACGTATTACTATTGAAGATTGTATTTCATTAGCTCCCGTTTCTGAAATTGGTGGACAACGTCGGTATACATTTCTAACTACTGGTCAGCAAACGTTATTTCAACGTTGTTATGCAGAGAACGGTTATCATGATTTTGCTGTAGGATTTTGTGCACCTGGCCCCAATGCATTTGTACAATGCGAATCAATCCTGGCTTATAGCTTCAGCGGAACAATTGACAGTTGGGCAAGCGGTGTTTTGTTTGATGTGGTGACTGTTGATGGCAATGCATTACGTTTTGGTAACCGTTGGCAGGATGCTAACGGTGCAGGCTGGACGGCGGCCAACAGTTTATTCTGGAATTGTAGTGCAGCACGTATCGATTGTTACAAACCACCAACTGCACAAAACTGGGCATTTGGCAGCTGGAGCCAGTTTGCAGGCGATGGTTACTGGAACGAATCAAACAATACTATCACACCAAGAAGTTTATACTATGCACAGTTGCGTGAGCGACTCAATAAAAATATTGATCAACAGGCACAGATCATGGATGTGCCAACAGAAGCAAGCAGCAGTCCTTCGGTTGAAGTGGCGCAGGAATTAACGAAGGAAGCATCAAAGCCAAGATTGCAACTAAAAGAATTTATTGCACAGGCATCTGTTCGAAATAAAATTCCTGTTGATGCAGGAAGCAGAAAGACAATCGATCAGATAGGCATTAAAAAAATAAGCACTCCAACACTCGGCCCGTCATTGCAAATTAAAAACGGCGTTTTGGTAAGAGGAGATGAATTACTTACAGGCAAACGTTCAAATGTTCAATGGTGGAGTGGTGGTGTGCAGGACAGAGATATTCAACAATCGAAATGGCATATCACACGGTTTGTTCCCGGACGATCAGGCAAAGGTTTAACGGATGATCTTAACGAAGTTGTGGATGAAATGAAAACTTCAAACACTATTGCTATTGAACACAACTATGGTTTATGGTACGACAGAAGAAGAGATGATCATCAACGTGTTCGCAGGATGGATGGAGAAGTATGGCCACCGTTTTATGAACTGCCTTATGCAAGAAGTGGTAAAGAAACTGCATGGGATGGTTTGAGTAAATATGATCTCACAAAATTCAATCTCTTTTACTGGAGTCGCTTGAAACAGTTTGCTGATCTGGCTGATCAGAATGGATTATTACTCGTTCATCAAAATTATTTTCAACATAACATTATTGAAGCCGGTGCACACTATGCCGATTTCCCGTGGCGTACAGCAAATAATATCAACGCCACTGGCTTTGTTGAGCCCGTGAATTACGCAGGTGATAAACGCATTTTCTACGCCGAACAGTTTTATGATCTTTCAAATCCTGTTCGCAGAGAGTTGCATAAGAAATATATCCGTCAGTGTTTAAACAATTTCAACGATAACAACGGGGTGATACAATTGATTGGTGAAGAATTTACAGGTCCAACACATTTTGTAAAGTTCTGGCTCGATGTTATTCGTGAATGGGAAAAAGAAACGGGCAAGCATCCGATCATTGGATTGAGTGTAACGAAAGATGTGCAGGATTCTATTCTGGCAATACCTGCATATGCAGCCGTTGTTGATCTCATCGACATCCGTTACTGGCATTACCAGGCTGACGGTACAACGTATGCACCAAAGGGTGGAGAGAATCTTGCTCCACGTCAACATGCCCGTTTGTTGAAACCAAAGAAAACAAGTTTCGAACAGGTGTATCGTGCAGTAAAAGAGTATCGATCAAAATATCCAACGAAGGCCGTTGTTTACAGCGGAGATAATTATCCGGAGTTTGGGATAGCGGCATTCATTGCTGGTGGAAGTTTACCTGTATTGCCTGAAAATATTGACGCATCAATAATAAAAGCAGCAGTTGGCATGAAGCCTGTTGCTTCCGCCAATGCCAATGAATATGTATTGAGCAATGGCAAGAACAGTATTATTTATAACACAGGTACAAGAAAATTCGAAAGACGATAA
- a CDS encoding glycoside hydrolase family 140 protein — protein sequence MKNRLTILFALLSLFANAQMQQLKVSANKRFFQTADGKPFFWIGDTGWLLFVKCSREDAIHYLETRKQQGFNVVQVMVLHDMNNTKNVYGDYALINEDASKPNVTSGNNFADTAAYDYWDHVDFVVNEAAKRGIYMAMVPVWGSNVKGGKVNAQQGEAYAKFLATRYRNRTNIIWLNGGDVKGTEGMDVWKVIGPTLKKYDPKHLVTYHPRGRTSSSDWFHNEAWLDFNMFQSGHKDYAQDTSSNETNHYGEDNWKFVDVDYKLKPVKPTFDAEPSYENIPHGLHDSLQPRWTDADLRRYAYWSVFAGGAGFTYGENSTMQFNKMGDWTANYGVRMNWREALQSPGATQMIHLKKLMLSKTYFDRVPAQELVVDSGERYNRVAATRGSNYAMLYVYNGRDFKIDVSKLKFVPSKANWFNPATGKQQPVKGYKKGISSFDPPGEQKDGNDWVLILEKL from the coding sequence ATGAAGAACAGATTAACGATATTATTTGCTTTACTGTCATTGTTTGCAAATGCACAAATGCAGCAATTGAAAGTATCCGCCAACAAGCGATTCTTTCAAACTGCAGATGGAAAACCATTTTTCTGGATCGGTGATACGGGCTGGTTGTTATTTGTAAAATGCAGTCGTGAAGATGCTATCCATTATCTCGAAACAAGAAAGCAGCAAGGCTTTAACGTAGTGCAGGTAATGGTGCTGCATGATATGAACAATACGAAGAATGTGTATGGTGATTACGCCTTGATCAATGAAGATGCATCAAAACCAAATGTTACGTCGGGGAATAATTTCGCAGATACTGCAGCTTACGATTATTGGGATCATGTTGATTTTGTGGTGAATGAAGCGGCAAAGCGGGGTATCTATATGGCAATGGTTCCTGTGTGGGGCAGCAATGTAAAAGGCGGAAAAGTTAATGCACAACAAGGTGAAGCTTATGCAAAGTTTTTGGCAACACGTTATAGAAACAGAACAAACATAATCTGGCTCAATGGTGGTGATGTAAAAGGAACAGAAGGAATGGATGTGTGGAAAGTGATTGGCCCGACCTTGAAGAAATATGATCCAAAGCATTTGGTTACTTATCATCCTCGTGGAAGAACATCTTCAAGCGATTGGTTTCACAATGAAGCATGGTTAGATTTTAATATGTTTCAAAGCGGACATAAAGATTATGCACAGGATACCAGCAGTAATGAAACAAATCACTACGGCGAAGACAACTGGAAGTTTGTTGATGTAGATTATAAATTGAAACCGGTGAAGCCGACTTTTGATGCGGAACCTTCTTACGAAAATATTCCGCATGGCTTGCATGATAGTTTGCAACCACGCTGGACAGATGCTGATCTGCGTCGTTACGCCTACTGGAGTGTGTTTGCGGGTGGTGCTGGTTTTACGTATGGTGAAAATTCAACCATGCAGTTTAACAAAATGGGCGACTGGACAGCTAATTATGGTGTAAGAATGAATTGGAGAGAAGCGTTACAGTCACCCGGTGCAACACAAATGATTCATTTGAAAAAACTCATGTTGAGCAAAACCTATTTTGACCGTGTGCCTGCACAGGAGCTGGTGGTTGATAGTGGCGAACGTTACAACCGTGTTGCTGCAACAAGAGGAAGTAACTATGCAATGCTCTATGTGTACAATGGAAGAGATTTTAAAATTGATGTATCGAAGTTGAAGTTCGTGCCGTCGAAAGCAAATTGGTTTAATCCTGCAACCGGCAAACAACAACCGGTGAAAGGGTACAAGAAAGGTATCAGCAGTTTTGATCCGCCTGGTGAACAGAAAGATGGAAATGATTGGGTATTGATCCTTGAAAAATTGTAA
- a CDS encoding glycoside hydrolase family 43 protein: MRLKSVIIYCSLLIFLASCSSKAYLFTSFHEPANEGLRMLYSYDGRNWNDLDTVLLQPKVGNQKVMRDPSMVQGPDGTFHLVWTSSWRGDLGFGYASSNDLFNWSEQQFVPVMKHERTTVNTWAPELFYDDEQKQYIIIWASCIPGRFERGIEEDSNNHRMYVTTTPDFRTFSDTKLFIDPKFSVIDAVIVKRKKDDYVLVLKDNTRPERNIKVAFGNSPLGPWKNISKPFSDNFTEGPAIVKLKDEWLIYFDSYRKKIYEAVATKDFISFQNVTTTVRVPEGHKHGTIVPVKKKVVKKLLKNKQ, from the coding sequence ATGCGTTTGAAGTCAGTTATCATTTATTGCTCATTACTCATCTTTCTTGCTTCCTGTTCAAGTAAAGCATACCTGTTCACTTCCTTTCACGAGCCGGCGAATGAAGGTTTGCGGATGTTGTACAGTTATGATGGCAGAAACTGGAACGATTTGGATACAGTTCTTTTACAACCGAAAGTGGGCAACCAGAAAGTGATGCGTGACCCATCCATGGTGCAGGGTCCTGATGGAACTTTTCATTTGGTTTGGACGAGTAGCTGGCGTGGTGATCTTGGTTTTGGGTATGCTTCATCAAATGATCTTTTCAACTGGAGTGAACAACAGTTTGTTCCTGTTATGAAGCATGAACGAACTACCGTGAATACATGGGCGCCTGAATTGTTTTATGATGATGAGCAAAAGCAGTACATCATTATCTGGGCAAGTTGCATACCGGGTAGATTTGAACGTGGTATTGAAGAAGATAGTAACAATCATCGCATGTATGTAACCACAACACCTGATTTTAGAACGTTCAGTGATACGAAATTATTTATCGATCCAAAATTCAGTGTTATTGATGCAGTGATCGTTAAACGGAAGAAAGATGATTATGTGCTGGTGTTGAAAGATAATACACGACCGGAGCGAAATATTAAAGTTGCGTTTGGCAACTCCCCGCTTGGTCCATGGAAGAATATTTCAAAACCCTTCTCTGATAATTTTACAGAAGGGCCAGCTATTGTAAAACTAAAAGATGAATGGTTGATCTATTTTGATTCGTATCGGAAGAAAATTTATGAAGCAGTTGCAACAAAGGATTTTATCAGTTTCCAAAATGTAACTACGACAGTAAGAGTGCCGGAAGGGCATAAGCATGGAACAATTGTTCCGGTGAAGAAAAAAGTCGTAAAGAAGTTATTAAAGAATAAGCAGTGA
- a CDS encoding exo-alpha-sialidase, with product MKLIVKNILISSVIFFTTLGDGGLIAQDTVRYTGTTLSNVDYHHGQLSPAVGVHNIQTMRANRADTGATSWTYNHAPMLAYWNNTFYLEYLSDPVGEHIPPGQTLLQSSKDGYNWSYPVVIFPPYKIPDGFVKQGKTDTAKNSYAVMHQRFGFYTSKSKRLFALAFYGIALGQKDDPNDGNGVGRVIREIKADGTFGPIHFLRYNHSFSEKNTNYPFYKSSKDKGFVAACDEILNTPLLMMQTVEEGDRNDPLIPLQKDFKAFNYYHLTNGNVVGLWKSALTSISKDEGKTWQYNPTRAPGFVNSNAKIWGQRTSDGKYATVYNPSEFRWPLAVSVSDDGLKYKNLLLVNGEITSMRYGGAYKSYGPQYVRGIQEMDGKPADNNMWVTYSMNKEDMWVSRVPVPVKNKVTTHVNDVFNNMAAGKELNEWNIYSPLWCRVNVETVNNQKVIALHDSDPFDYAKAERIFPESKNLVVEFIVSAQQTNTGNLEIELLDKKGTATLRIILDSTGSILTKQGYRNKSIGKYNAGEQLHIKIELNTTTRFYTVTINNGKPNLNLFFQPVESVERLLFRTGVTRRFPDADTPTDQDYDLPGANSRSKEAVYFIHSVKTKSL from the coding sequence ATGAAATTGATTGTAAAGAATATTTTGATTAGTAGTGTTATTTTCTTCACCACTTTAGGTGATGGGGGCTTGATTGCTCAAGACACTGTTCGCTACACAGGTACAACTTTGTCGAACGTTGATTACCATCATGGACAATTATCGCCGGCCGTTGGTGTGCACAATATTCAAACCATGCGTGCCAACCGTGCAGATACAGGTGCTACATCATGGACCTACAATCATGCGCCCATGCTGGCTTACTGGAACAATACATTTTATCTTGAATATTTAAGTGATCCGGTTGGCGAACATATTCCTCCGGGACAAACATTGTTACAAAGTTCGAAAGATGGTTACAACTGGAGCTATCCCGTTGTGATTTTTCCTCCTTATAAAATACCGGATGGATTTGTCAAACAAGGCAAAACAGATACGGCGAAGAACAGCTATGCAGTAATGCATCAACGTTTTGGTTTTTATACATCCAAATCAAAGCGATTATTTGCATTGGCATTTTACGGTATTGCTTTGGGACAAAAGGATGATCCGAACGATGGGAATGGCGTTGGCCGTGTGATCAGGGAAATAAAAGCTGATGGTACATTCGGTCCTATTCATTTTCTGCGCTATAATCATTCCTTCAGCGAAAAGAATACAAACTACCCCTTTTATAAATCATCAAAAGACAAAGGCTTTGTTGCAGCATGCGATGAAATTCTGAACACACCATTGTTAATGATGCAAACAGTTGAAGAAGGCGATCGTAACGACCCATTGATCCCTCTACAAAAAGATTTTAAAGCATTCAACTATTATCATCTGACAAATGGCAATGTAGTGGGGCTTTGGAAGTCCGCATTAACAAGTATTTCTAAAGATGAAGGGAAAACTTGGCAATACAATCCGACAAGGGCACCGGGCTTTGTCAACTCCAATGCGAAGATCTGGGGACAAAGAACAAGCGATGGGAAGTATGCAACAGTGTACAACCCTTCTGAATTTCGCTGGCCTTTGGCTGTTAGTGTAAGTGATGATGGATTGAAGTATAAAAACCTACTGCTGGTAAATGGCGAGATCACATCCATGCGTTACGGTGGTGCTTATAAAAGTTATGGCCCGCAGTATGTACGTGGTATACAGGAAATGGATGGTAAACCTGCCGATAATAATATGTGGGTTACCTATAGCATGAACAAAGAAGATATGTGGGTGAGCCGTGTTCCTGTTCCAGTAAAAAATAAAGTAACAACGCATGTAAATGATGTATTCAATAACATGGCTGCAGGCAAAGAATTAAATGAATGGAATATTTACAGCCCACTCTGGTGCAGAGTGAATGTGGAAACAGTGAACAATCAAAAAGTAATAGCCTTGCACGACAGCGATCCATTCGATTATGCAAAAGCCGAACGCATTTTTCCTGAATCGAAGAACTTAGTAGTTGAGTTTATAGTATCGGCACAACAAACAAATACTGGAAATCTTGAAATTGAATTGCTCGATAAAAAAGGAACAGCTACGCTTCGTATAATACTCGATTCAACCGGAAGTATCTTAACCAAGCAAGGTTATCGGAATAAGAGCATTGGTAAGTATAATGCCGGCGAACAACTCCATATCAAAATTGAACTGAACACAACAACCCGTTTCTATACTGTAACGATCAATAATGGTAAACCGAATCTCAATCTGTTTTTTCAGCCGGTTGAATCGGTAGAACGTTTGTTGTTCCGTACAGGTGTTACACGTCGCTTTCCTGATGCTGATACACCCACCGACCAGGATTATGATTTGCCGGGTGCAAATTCAAGATCGAAGGAAGCGGTTTATTTTATTCATTCAGTTAAAACAAAATCTTTATAA
- a CDS encoding L-fucose/L-arabinose isomerase family protein → MSIKTNSTLGIIIGNRDFFPDKLVAEARTEILDLFKQLNITPVLLSDADTKLGGVETFAEAQKCAVLFRKHADTIDGILVVLPNFGDEKGVAETIKLSRLNVPVLIQGYPDDLGKMDVVNRRDAWCGKISVCNNLYQYGIKYSLTTKHVVSPKDESFITDLKNFTATCRVVNGLRKVRIGAVGARPTAFNTVRYSEKLLQRNGISVTTVDLSEILGNANKLTADDKSVKEKLEKIHAYTNTGLTPPDKLVQIAKLDVVLADFMEENSLDATAIQCWTSIQKNYGCNVCTSMSMMSENLLPSACEVDVTGTLSMYAMQLASGSPSALVDWNNNYADDDSKCVLFHCGNWAKSFLPDIMISTAPILGTSVGTENTYGALDGRTPAMPLTYGRISTDDCNGVIKAYVGEGELTNDALNTFGNRAVAQINNLQGLMNYVCRNGFEHHVVMNASKTAGILKESFENYLGWETYNHA, encoded by the coding sequence ATGTCAATTAAAACAAACAGTACGCTCGGCATTATCATTGGCAACCGTGATTTCTTTCCTGATAAATTAGTAGCCGAAGCAAGAACTGAAATACTCGACCTGTTTAAGCAGTTAAATATCACACCGGTTTTATTAAGCGATGCTGATACAAAACTTGGTGGTGTAGAAACATTTGCAGAAGCACAAAAATGTGCGGTGCTGTTTAGAAAACATGCTGATACAATCGATGGCATCCTGGTAGTGCTGCCAAATTTCGGCGATGAAAAAGGAGTTGCAGAAACCATCAAGCTTTCCAGGTTGAATGTGCCGGTATTAATACAAGGCTATCCGGATGATTTGGGAAAGATGGATGTGGTGAACCGCCGTGATGCCTGGTGCGGAAAGATATCCGTGTGTAACAACTTATATCAATACGGAATAAAATATTCGCTTACAACAAAACATGTGGTAAGCCCCAAAGACGAATCGTTTATCACTGATCTGAAAAATTTTACAGCTACCTGCCGTGTGGTAAATGGTTTGCGCAAAGTTCGTATTGGCGCTGTAGGTGCAAGACCCACTGCTTTTAATACTGTTCGTTACAGCGAAAAATTATTACAACGAAATGGTATTTCAGTTACGACTGTTGATCTTTCTGAAATTTTGGGGAATGCCAATAAATTAACAGCTGATGATAAATCAGTAAAAGAAAAACTGGAGAAAATTCATGCATATACCAATACAGGCTTAACACCTCCGGATAAGTTAGTGCAGATAGCAAAGCTCGATGTGGTGCTGGCTGATTTTATGGAAGAGAATAGCCTGGATGCTACAGCTATTCAATGCTGGACATCTATTCAGAAAAATTATGGCTGCAATGTTTGTACAAGTATGAGTATGATGAGTGAAAACCTGTTGCCCTCTGCCTGCGAGGTGGATGTAACAGGAACACTCAGCATGTATGCCATGCAATTGGCAAGTGGTTCGCCTTCTGCATTGGTTGACTGGAATAATAACTATGCTGATGACGATAGTAAATGTGTTTTGTTTCATTGTGGTAACTGGGCTAAATCATTTTTGCCCGATATCATGATCAGTACAGCACCGATCTTAGGTACAAGTGTGGGCACTGAAAACACGTATGGAGCATTGGATGGCCGTACACCTGCTATGCCCTTAACCTATGGCCGTATCAGCACAGATGATTGTAATGGCGTTATCAAAGCATATGTTGGCGAAGGCGAATTAACAAACGATGCATTGAATACATTCGGCAACCGTGCTGTGGCGCAGATCAACAACCTGCAAGGCTTAATGAATTATGTATGCCGCAATGGTTTTGAACATCATGTGGTTATGAATGCCAGTAAGACAGCAGGTATTTTAAAAGAATCGTTTGAAAATTATTTAGGTTGGGAAACCTATAATCATGCATAG
- a CDS encoding DUF6438 domain-containing protein yields MYLHNTNDIKKGKQFILVSLFSMISIISIGQSKAFNRLWVGEFDNYVKIDTNAVWVNFSYSYEGKKYYHTRGYNYKMSNDTLRIFEGGVSNNATYEYLIREWSDEKLILKVLNQNFRLLASEDSIGRTLYFTSQSRIFTDTIRLEKLLFSTTNCYGSCPAMTFQIDNTGLLKFKGEVGAVKQGYYQAKLSKEVLNELLLTLGISDLDKIVDHGQFNIDASTHTIEIHYNNKVMYIKTAFEPLVLEKLLSYLLALPARVDLIEAGSFEFNFSK; encoded by the coding sequence ATGTATCTACACAATACCAATGATATAAAAAAAGGAAAGCAGTTTATTCTTGTTTCTTTGTTTTCTATGATTTCTATTATATCTATAGGACAAAGTAAGGCTTTCAATAGACTATGGGTAGGGGAGTTTGATAATTATGTCAAGATAGATACTAATGCTGTTTGGGTTAATTTTTCCTATAGTTATGAAGGGAAAAAGTATTATCATACCAGAGGCTATAATTATAAAATGAGTAATGATACTTTGAGAATTTTTGAAGGAGGCGTTTCTAATAATGCAACTTATGAGTACTTAATTAGGGAATGGTCTGATGAGAAACTCATTCTTAAAGTGCTAAACCAAAACTTTCGATTGTTAGCATCTGAGGATAGTATAGGCAGAACTTTGTATTTCACGTCACAAAGCCGAATTTTTACAGATACAATTCGCCTTGAAAAGCTATTATTTTCTACTACAAATTGTTATGGGAGTTGCCCTGCAATGACTTTTCAAATTGATAATACAGGCTTGTTGAAATTTAAGGGTGAGGTGGGGGCAGTTAAGCAAGGATATTATCAAGCTAAATTATCAAAAGAGGTATTGAATGAGCTACTGTTAACATTAGGCATATCCGACTTGGATAAAATAGTGGATCATGGTCAGTTCAATATTGATGCCTCTACTCATACTATTGAAATTCATTATAATAATAAAGTAATGTATATCAAAACGGCGTTTGAGCCATTAGTTTTGGAAAAACTCTTGAGTTATTTATTAGCATTGCCCGCAAGGGTTGATCTAATTGAAGCGGGCTCGTTTGAGTTTAATTTTTCTAAATGA